In Kineococcus sp. NBC_00420, a single genomic region encodes these proteins:
- a CDS encoding amidohydrolase family protein, with the protein MPLTTILTADVVVPLAGAGPERHRILAPGAVAVSGQTIVAVGTPEDVQAAHPDATVEHLPGRVLMPGLVNAHHHSGLLRGTAEHLPVWEWLRLHIDPMHRVLRPEEAEAAAWLCYAEGLLSGTTTVVDMWRYLDGAARAATQLGNRLVTVNYVGAHPEHDYFDTLDDNERMLREWAGAADGRIVPWVGLEHPFYADEAGQRRAIALANEYGTGLYTHCSEAEVEIEQFQQRYGARPVHALDRLGFFDTPRTVLAHAVWLDPSEIELLAARGGGVSHNPVSNMKLASGFAPVAELLEAGVAVGIGSDGEKENNNLDLFEEMKVASLLGKLRTLDAAAMDSWQVLEMATRGGARAMGLDETTGSLEPGKQADVIAVRLDTPRMTPLFTAGPYTNVHHNLVHAVRGSDVDLTMVAGKVVVRGGELLTADLHEVIARANAAVPGLFARRSAWLAENGEPEGVVP; encoded by the coding sequence GTGCCCCTCACCACCATCCTCACCGCCGACGTCGTGGTGCCGCTCGCGGGTGCCGGTCCCGAGCGGCACCGCATCCTCGCCCCCGGGGCCGTGGCCGTCAGCGGCCAGACGATCGTGGCGGTCGGGACGCCCGAGGACGTGCAGGCCGCTCACCCCGACGCCACGGTGGAGCACCTGCCCGGTCGGGTCCTCATGCCCGGTCTGGTCAACGCCCACCACCACTCCGGTCTGCTGCGCGGCACAGCCGAACACCTGCCGGTCTGGGAGTGGCTCCGGCTGCACATCGACCCGATGCACCGGGTGCTGCGCCCCGAGGAGGCCGAGGCCGCCGCGTGGCTCTGCTACGCCGAGGGTCTGCTCTCCGGCACGACGACCGTCGTCGACATGTGGCGCTACCTCGACGGCGCCGCTCGGGCCGCCACGCAGCTGGGGAACCGGCTCGTGACCGTGAACTACGTCGGGGCCCACCCCGAGCACGACTACTTCGACACCCTCGACGACAACGAGCGCATGCTGCGCGAGTGGGCCGGCGCCGCCGACGGCCGCATCGTGCCCTGGGTCGGTCTCGAACACCCCTTCTACGCCGACGAGGCCGGTCAGCGCCGCGCCATCGCCCTGGCCAACGAGTACGGCACGGGGCTGTACACGCACTGCTCCGAGGCGGAGGTCGAGATCGAGCAGTTCCAGCAGCGCTACGGCGCCCGTCCGGTGCACGCCCTCGACCGGTTGGGTTTCTTCGACACCCCGCGCACGGTCCTGGCCCACGCCGTCTGGCTGGACCCGTCCGAGATCGAACTCCTCGCCGCCCGCGGTGGCGGCGTCTCGCACAACCCGGTCAGCAACATGAAGCTCGCGAGCGGTTTCGCCCCCGTCGCCGAACTCCTCGAGGCCGGGGTGGCCGTCGGGATCGGCAGCGACGGCGAGAAGGAGAACAACAACCTCGACCTGTTCGAGGAGATGAAGGTGGCCTCCCTGCTCGGGAAGCTGCGCACGCTCGACGCGGCGGCCATGGACTCCTGGCAGGTCCTCGAGATGGCGACCCGCGGCGGTGCCCGCGCCATGGGGCTCGACGAGACCACGGGATCGCTGGAACCGGGCAAGCAGGCCGACGTCATCGCCGTGCGCCTCGACACCCCGCGGATGACGCCGCTGTTCACCGCGGGCCCCTACACCAACGTCCACCACAACCTCGTCCACGCCGTCCGGGGGTCCGACGTCGACCTGACGATGGTCGCCGGGAAGGTCGTCGTCCGCGGTGGGGAACTCCTCACGGCGGACCTGCACGAGGTCATCGCCCGGGCGAACGCCGCCGTCCCCGGCCTCTTCGCCCGTCGAAGCGCCTGGCTCGCGGAGAACGGCGAGCCGGAAGGAGTCGTGCCGTGA
- a CDS encoding glycosyltransferase family 2 protein, whose amino-acid sequence MREHERADAPTVSVGVPVYNGEAYLEQTLEALLDQSYTDFELIVCDNASTDRTREIAEGFAASDDRVRYLRNPRNIGLAKNFNRVFQLSRGKYFRWAMADDLVDRTNLADCVAALEADPGVVLAVPTWDLIDAEGRPARGDRELASFSWDEDPGRRMAQFLDMINGRSSIAVLAYLSGLIRSEAVWGTDQLGSYPCSDQVLLGQLLLRGRFVEVATPSLHVRLHEASAGHGIGTGDYAAVHRTFFPDNPPANLLRWRATRYRKMWDVLRDAASSSSQRLALQARYAKGSAIQLLPI is encoded by the coding sequence GTGCGGGAGCACGAACGTGCGGATGCGCCCACGGTCAGCGTCGGCGTCCCCGTCTACAACGGCGAGGCGTACCTCGAGCAGACCCTCGAGGCGCTGCTGGACCAGTCGTACACCGACTTCGAGCTCATCGTCTGCGACAACGCCTCGACCGACCGCACGCGCGAGATCGCGGAGGGGTTCGCCGCCAGCGACGACCGCGTCCGCTACCTGCGCAACCCGAGGAACATCGGTCTCGCGAAGAACTTCAACCGGGTGTTCCAGCTCTCCCGCGGGAAGTACTTCCGCTGGGCGATGGCCGACGACCTCGTCGACCGCACCAACCTCGCGGACTGCGTCGCCGCCCTCGAGGCGGATCCCGGGGTGGTGCTCGCCGTGCCGACCTGGGACCTCATCGACGCCGAGGGGCGCCCCGCCCGCGGCGACCGGGAACTGGCCTCGTTCAGCTGGGACGAGGACCCGGGTCGCCGGATGGCGCAGTTCCTCGACATGATCAACGGCCGCTCCTCGATCGCGGTGCTGGCCTACCTGTCCGGGCTGATCCGCAGCGAGGCCGTGTGGGGGACCGACCAGCTCGGCAGCTACCCGTGCTCGGACCAGGTCCTCCTCGGGCAACTGCTGCTGCGTGGCCGGTTCGTGGAGGTGGCGACCCCGTCCCTGCACGTCCGGTTGCACGAGGCCTCGGCCGGTCACGGGATCGGCACCGGTGACTACGCTGCCGTCCACCGCACGTTCTTCCCCGACAACCCGCCGGCGAACCTGTTGCGCTGGAGGGCGACCCGCTACCGCAAGATGTGGGACGTCCTGCGCGACGCCGCGAGCTCGTCCTCGCAGCGGCTCGCGCTGCAGGCCCGCTACGCCAAGGGGTCGGCCATCCAGCTGCTCCCGATCTGA
- the lipB gene encoding lipoyl(octanoyl) transferase LipB, with translation MELGVAALQVERVALGSRPVDYREAWALQRARHTEVVAGDRPDTVLLLEHAPVYTAGRRTNSWERPDDGTPVVDVDRGGRITWHGPGQLVGYPIVRLHGALDVVGYVRRLEELLIAVCARFGVEGYRVADRTGVWTGAEPLAPGWRSEGKLAAIGVRVAKGVTMHGFALNCDTDLRGFSHIVPCGLPDAGAASLSARSGRRVGVLDAADVVEELLPAAHLPG, from the coding sequence CTGGAGCTCGGGGTGGCGGCGCTGCAGGTCGAGCGGGTTGCCCTGGGGTCGCGCCCGGTCGACTACCGCGAAGCCTGGGCGCTGCAGCGGGCCCGGCACACCGAGGTCGTCGCGGGTGATCGACCGGACACCGTCCTCCTGCTGGAGCACGCCCCCGTCTACACCGCCGGCAGGCGGACGAACTCCTGGGAACGTCCCGACGACGGAACCCCCGTCGTCGACGTCGACCGCGGTGGGCGGATCACCTGGCACGGACCGGGACAACTCGTGGGGTACCCGATCGTGCGGCTGCACGGGGCGCTGGACGTCGTGGGGTACGTGCGCCGCCTCGAGGAACTCCTCATCGCGGTCTGCGCCCGGTTCGGTGTCGAGGGCTACCGCGTGGCGGACCGCACCGGCGTCTGGACGGGAGCCGAACCGCTGGCCCCCGGGTGGCGTTCGGAGGGCAAGCTCGCCGCGATCGGGGTGCGGGTCGCGAAGGGGGTGACGATGCACGGTTTCGCCCTGAACTGCGACACCGACCTGCGGGGTTTCAGCCACATCGTCCCCTGCGGTCTGCCCGACGCCGGAGCGGCGTCGCTGAGCGCCCGGTCGGGGCGCCGCGTCGGCGTCCTCGACGCCGCGGACGTCGTCGAGGAACTCCTCCCCGCCGCGCACCTCCCCGGCTGA
- the lipA gene encoding lipoyl synthase produces the protein MTLAPEGRRMLRIEARNAETPIERKPSWIRTKARTGPEYTELKGLVKSGGLHTVCEEAGCPNIYECWEDREATFLIGGSECTRRCDFCQIDTGKPSPLDRDEPRRVAESIATMGLRYATITGVARDDLADGGAWLYAETIRQTHAHNEGTGVEILVPDFNGRPDLLQQVFDARPEVFAHNVETVPRIFKSIRPAFRYDRSLDVITQGRDAGLVTKSNLILGMGETDEEVLEALADLHGAGCDIITITQYLRPTPRHHPVARWVKPEKFVEFSEAAERLGFSGVMAGPLVRSSYRAGRLWAQAMKKRGVALPEQLAHLDKESPAAQEASSLLAR, from the coding sequence GTGACTCTCGCACCGGAAGGGCGGCGGATGCTGCGCATCGAAGCGCGCAACGCCGAGACGCCGATCGAGCGGAAGCCGTCGTGGATCCGCACGAAGGCCCGCACCGGTCCGGAGTACACCGAGCTCAAGGGCCTGGTGAAGTCCGGCGGACTGCACACGGTGTGCGAGGAGGCGGGCTGCCCCAACATCTACGAGTGCTGGGAGGACCGCGAGGCCACCTTCCTCATCGGGGGCTCGGAGTGCACCCGCCGCTGCGACTTCTGCCAGATCGACACCGGCAAGCCCTCGCCGCTGGACCGCGACGAACCGCGCCGCGTCGCGGAGTCGATCGCGACGATGGGGCTGCGCTACGCCACGATCACCGGGGTCGCCCGTGACGACCTGGCCGACGGCGGCGCGTGGCTCTACGCCGAGACGATCCGCCAGACCCACGCGCACAACGAGGGCACGGGCGTGGAGATCCTCGTCCCGGACTTCAACGGCCGCCCGGACCTGCTGCAGCAGGTGTTCGACGCCCGGCCCGAGGTGTTCGCGCACAACGTCGAGACCGTCCCGCGCATCTTCAAGAGCATCCGCCCGGCGTTCCGCTACGACCGTTCCCTCGACGTGATCACCCAGGGCCGCGACGCCGGGCTGGTGACGAAGTCGAACCTCATCCTCGGCATGGGTGAGACCGACGAGGAGGTCCTCGAGGCGCTGGCCGACCTGCACGGTGCGGGCTGCGACATCATCACCATCACCCAGTACCTGCGGCCGACCCCGCGCCACCACCCCGTGGCGCGGTGGGTGAAGCCGGAGAAGTTCGTGGAGTTCTCCGAGGCGGCCGAGCGCCTCGGCTTCTCCGGGGTCATGGCCGGTCCGCTGGTCCGCTCGTCCTACCGGGCAGGCCGCCTGTGGGCGCAGGCGATGAAGAAGCGCGGCGTCGCCCTCCCCGAGCAGCTGGCCCACCTGGACAAGGAGAGCCCCGCCGCACAGGAGGCGTCCAGCCTGCTCGCGCGCTGA
- a CDS encoding nucleoside deaminase, with protein MSTGTPVTPVTETDLARLRDAIVVSRRARENGQHPFGAVLVDPSGAVVLESENSVPADGDCTAHAELKLARAAFQAFGSAALAEFTLYTSAEACAMCSGAIYWSGIGRVVHALSEARLAELTGDHEENPTMALSSAAVLNAGQRVVRVAGPALADEAAAVHEGFWV; from the coding sequence GTGAGCACCGGAACCCCCGTGACCCCGGTCACCGAGACCGACCTCGCGCGTCTGCGCGACGCCATCGTGGTGTCGCGCCGGGCCCGCGAGAACGGCCAGCACCCCTTCGGGGCCGTGCTCGTCGACCCGTCCGGAGCCGTCGTCCTGGAGTCGGAGAACAGCGTCCCCGCTGACGGCGACTGCACCGCGCACGCCGAGCTGAAACTCGCCCGCGCCGCGTTCCAGGCCTTCGGGTCCGCCGCGCTGGCGGAGTTCACGCTCTACACCAGCGCCGAGGCCTGCGCGATGTGCTCCGGGGCGATCTACTGGTCGGGCATCGGCCGGGTCGTGCACGCCCTGAGCGAGGCCCGGCTGGCCGAACTCACCGGGGACCACGAGGAGAACCCGACCATGGCCCTCTCCAGCGCCGCCGTGCTCAACGCCGGGCAGCGGGTCGTGCGCGTGGCGGGCCCGGCGCTCGCCGACGAGGCCGCCGCGGTGCACGAGGGTTTCTGGGTCTGA
- a CDS encoding DUF4191 domain-containing protein, producing the protein MARREKPAGATPAEKPKKQRFARTRQLKQVYDMTVRVDPGAKWVLLAALLGPIVVGLVLGLLVDHPIYFTILGVMVGVLLAMFLLGRRAERAAYMNLDGQKGAAGAALSSIRRGWTIEQEPVAAEARSQDMVFRATGRAGIVLVGDGPPTRVKKLLEAERRKVNRIAPNVPVHLFTVGDGGGENEVPLRKLASRVQRLKPQLTKDEVATVQKRLKALGGIRPPVPKGIDPMRARPDRRAMRGR; encoded by the coding sequence ATGGCACGACGTGAGAAGCCTGCGGGCGCGACCCCGGCAGAGAAGCCGAAGAAGCAGCGGTTCGCCCGGACCCGCCAGCTGAAGCAGGTCTACGACATGACCGTCCGGGTCGACCCGGGCGCGAAGTGGGTGCTGCTGGCGGCCCTGCTGGGGCCGATCGTGGTGGGCCTCGTCCTGGGCCTGCTCGTGGACCACCCGATCTACTTCACGATCCTCGGCGTCATGGTCGGCGTCCTGCTCGCGATGTTCCTGCTCGGCCGGCGCGCCGAGCGCGCCGCCTACATGAACCTCGACGGGCAGAAGGGTGCCGCCGGCGCGGCCCTGAGCTCCATCCGCCGCGGCTGGACGATCGAGCAGGAACCCGTCGCCGCCGAGGCCCGCAGCCAGGACATGGTCTTCCGCGCGACCGGTCGCGCCGGGATCGTCCTCGTCGGGGACGGTCCGCCGACCCGGGTCAAGAAGCTGCTCGAGGCCGAACGCCGCAAGGTCAACCGGATCGCGCCCAACGTCCCGGTGCACCTGTTCACCGTCGGCGACGGTGGCGGCGAGAACGAGGTGCCGCTGCGCAAGCTGGCGTCGCGCGTCCAGCGCCTCAAGCCGCAGCTGACCAAGGACGAGGTGGCCACCGTGCAGAAGCGCCTCAAGGCCCTCGGCGGCATCCGTCCCCCGGTGCCCAAGGGCATCGACCCGATGCGCGCCCGCCCGGACCGTCGGGCCATGCGCGGTCGCTGA
- a CDS encoding RDD family protein, with translation MAERSIENTPPQPAGVRLGLPVEGRGSVAGWGRRFLGVLVDWVIASLIARAFLTSLGAQFGPLLVFFVMHLLLVSTIGMTIGHAVVGIAVRRLDGRPVGFVAGFARALLLSIVIPAVITDPDRRGLHDKAAQVVVVRR, from the coding sequence GTGGCCGAGCGATCGATCGAGAACACGCCCCCGCAACCCGCCGGGGTCCGGCTCGGACTGCCCGTCGAGGGCCGCGGCTCCGTGGCCGGCTGGGGGCGTCGCTTCCTCGGGGTGCTCGTCGACTGGGTGATCGCGAGCCTCATCGCCCGCGCCTTCCTCACGTCCCTGGGGGCCCAGTTCGGTCCGCTGCTGGTCTTCTTCGTCATGCACCTGCTGCTGGTGTCCACGATCGGGATGACCATCGGCCACGCCGTCGTCGGGATCGCGGTGCGGCGCCTGGACGGGCGTCCCGTCGGCTTCGTCGCCGGCTTCGCCCGCGCGCTGCTGCTGAGCATCGTCATCCCCGCGGTCATCACCGACCCCGACCGCCGCGGGCTGCACGACAAGGCCGCCCAGGTGGTCGTCGTGCGGCGCTGA
- a CDS encoding serine hydrolase domain-containing protein → MDVTLLPGTTRTLEHLLAREQSSSRLPSVVAGLVRGGSLVWSAAAGSTGVEAPLDARDTQYRVGSISKTFVAAAVMRAVEDGLVGLEDPVRAHLPELTDGVGRVSVGQLLGQAGGVQAETDGPWWERTEGGDWGSLLPILGASAVRHRPGTRFHYSNVGFGVLGELVGRVRDSTWRDVVATQFLLPLGMSRTTMRPQAPAARGLAVHPWADVVLPEPEHDAGAMAPAGQIWSTVADLARWVGVVAGTSPVLRRDTVEAMWEPQSVDDARGGPWSVGYGLGLQLWNVEGRRHAGHSGSMPGFVAMLRVDVETGDAVIALTNSTSGFGDLPSRLLSTLATQEPLSPAPWVPREVPADVLELVGPWYWGPTPLLVRATSDGFELGGMTGRGRASRFVPAGEPGTWRGLDNYYAGELLRPVRGADGIVGHLDLASFRLTRTPYDPGADVPGGVDPRGWAPRG, encoded by the coding sequence ATGGACGTCACGTTGCTGCCGGGCACCACCCGCACCCTCGAGCACCTGCTCGCCCGTGAGCAGAGCAGTTCCCGGTTGCCCTCGGTGGTGGCCGGTCTCGTGCGCGGTGGGAGCCTGGTCTGGAGCGCCGCCGCCGGGAGCACCGGGGTCGAGGCCCCCCTGGACGCACGCGACACCCAGTACCGGGTCGGGTCGATCTCGAAGACGTTCGTCGCGGCCGCGGTGATGCGCGCCGTCGAGGACGGTCTCGTCGGTCTCGAGGACCCGGTGCGCGCGCACCTGCCCGAGCTCACCGACGGCGTGGGGCGGGTGAGCGTCGGCCAGCTGCTCGGCCAGGCCGGCGGCGTGCAGGCCGAGACCGACGGGCCCTGGTGGGAGCGCACGGAGGGCGGCGACTGGGGCTCCCTCCTCCCGATCCTAGGCGCCTCCGCCGTGCGGCACCGCCCGGGCACCCGCTTCCACTACTCCAACGTCGGTTTCGGCGTCCTCGGCGAGCTCGTGGGACGGGTCCGCGACAGCACGTGGCGCGACGTCGTCGCGACCCAGTTCCTCCTCCCCCTCGGCATGTCGCGCACCACGATGCGCCCGCAGGCCCCCGCCGCCCGCGGTCTGGCCGTGCACCCGTGGGCCGACGTCGTCCTGCCCGAACCCGAGCACGACGCCGGCGCGATGGCCCCCGCCGGCCAGATCTGGTCGACGGTCGCCGACCTCGCGCGCTGGGTGGGCGTCGTCGCCGGTACCTCGCCGGTGCTGCGGCGCGACACCGTCGAGGCGATGTGGGAACCGCAGAGCGTCGACGACGCCCGCGGGGGACCCTGGTCGGTCGGCTACGGCCTGGGGTTGCAGCTCTGGAACGTCGAGGGCCGCCGCCACGCCGGCCACTCCGGGTCGATGCCGGGGTTCGTGGCCATGCTGCGCGTCGACGTCGAGACCGGCGACGCGGTCATCGCCCTGACGAACTCGACCTCGGGGTTCGGGGACCTGCCGAGCCGGTTGCTGTCGACCCTCGCGACGCAGGAACCGCTCTCCCCCGCGCCGTGGGTCCCGCGGGAGGTCCCCGCCGACGTCCTCGAGCTCGTCGGGCCCTGGTACTGGGGGCCCACGCCGCTGCTGGTCCGCGCCACGAGCGACGGCTTCGAGCTGGGGGGCATGACCGGGCGCGGGCGGGCGTCCCGCTTCGTCCCCGCCGGCGAACCCGGGACCTGGCGCGGGCTGGACAACTACTACGCGGGCGAACTGCTGCGCCCGGTCCGCGGCGCCGACGGCATCGTCGGCCACCTGGACCTGGCCAGCTTCCGCCTCACCCGCACCCCCTACGACCCCGGGGCCGACGTCCCCGGCGGGGTCGACCCCCGGGGGTGGGCACCTCGCGGGTGA
- a CDS encoding LLM class F420-dependent oxidoreductase produces the protein MDLRIFTEPQQGASYEDLRRVAVAAEQTGFSAFFRSDHYLTMGGSGLPGPTDAWTTLAALARDTTSIRLGTLVSSATFRHPGVLGIQVAQVDEMSGGRVELGLGTGWYEEEHTAYGIPFPPLKERFDRFAEQLALITGSWATPVGETFDFAGEHYRLTGSPALPKPVQSPPPIIVGGAGKKRGAALAAQYAAEFNSGFSSPADTAAAFGRVREACSLVGRDPASLAYSSALVVCCGRDEEEVARRARHIGSEGRDPDELRQNGLAGTPAEVVDAIGRYAEAGVERIYLQIWDLDDLDHLELIAAEVAPQL, from the coding sequence GTGGACCTGCGCATCTTCACCGAACCCCAGCAAGGCGCCAGCTACGAGGACCTGCGACGGGTGGCCGTGGCCGCCGAGCAGACCGGGTTCTCGGCGTTCTTCCGTTCCGACCACTACCTGACCATGGGCGGCTCCGGCCTGCCCGGTCCGACCGACGCGTGGACGACGCTGGCCGCGCTGGCCCGCGACACCACCTCGATCCGCCTGGGCACGCTCGTCAGCTCCGCGACCTTCCGCCACCCCGGGGTGCTGGGCATCCAGGTGGCCCAGGTTGACGAGATGTCCGGCGGCCGCGTCGAACTCGGCCTCGGGACCGGGTGGTACGAGGAGGAGCACACCGCCTACGGCATCCCGTTCCCCCCGCTGAAGGAACGCTTCGACCGCTTCGCCGAGCAGCTCGCCCTCATCACCGGGTCCTGGGCGACGCCCGTGGGGGAGACGTTCGACTTCGCCGGTGAGCACTACCGGCTGACGGGCTCGCCGGCGCTGCCCAAACCCGTCCAGTCGCCGCCGCCGATCATCGTCGGCGGGGCCGGGAAGAAGCGCGGGGCGGCGCTGGCGGCGCAGTACGCGGCCGAGTTCAACTCCGGGTTCTCCTCACCGGCCGACACGGCCGCCGCCTTCGGCCGGGTGCGTGAGGCGTGCTCGCTCGTGGGGCGCGACCCCGCCTCGCTGGCCTACTCCTCCGCCCTCGTCGTGTGCTGCGGTCGGGACGAGGAGGAGGTGGCCCGCCGGGCGCGGCACATCGGCTCGGAGGGCCGCGACCCCGACGAACTGCGGCAGAACGGGCTCGCCGGAACGCCCGCGGAGGTCGTCGACGCGATCGGTCGCTACGCCGAGGCCGGGGTCGAACGGATCTACCTGCAGATCTGGGACCTGGACGACCTCGACCACCTCGAGCTGATCGCCGCCGAGGTCGCACCCCAGCTCTGA